The following are from one region of the Amia ocellicauda isolate fAmiCal2 chromosome 1, fAmiCal2.hap1, whole genome shotgun sequence genome:
- the tmem63a gene encoding CSC1-like protein 1, whose product MATTQWTSVSPAVAVNATNCFSKKDESPELQGLRFGGVPVVLLMDFVFFIILLVIFAIIRKTVWGFGRLAMVSDASSFTEPSHRRYARLSSSMSTSEEPEYRKGFFSLVAFVVRLDADKIQEKCGKDAILYLSFQRHLIFLLAVFTVMSVAIILPVNLSGNLFEADPYNFGRTTIGNLQKGYNLLWVHTVFAVLYLILTVIAMRHHTSNMKSMEKDTVTHSLFITSMPEYASEDSIKIHFSEAYPTCQVSNVYLCYDVANLVHLAKERTRAEKNLVYYRKFLEREGKRALINPKLCGYPCCCKTKFCQEVDAIDYYTDKEKKLDEELSSRKEDVYGKRLGMAFVTLQNEAMTSLVLKDFNAINCTGCKCPQEPQSSSYIEALKVKQWDVSYAPDPKNIYWENLSTQGVRWWFRCLILNFLLFLLLFFLTTPSIIITTIDKFNITKPIYYLNNAVISQFFPSFLLWAFSSLLPTIVYYSTFVEAHWTRSGENVSMIHKLYFFLLFMVLILPSLGLTSLDLFFQWLFDTKFLALAKLRFECVFLPNQGAFFVNYIIAAALVGSGMELLRVPNLLIFSIRMAMARSAAERKLVEQNQATEFECGATYAWMLSSFTVIMAYSITCPVIVPFGLLYMILKHLVDKHNLYFAYLPAPLDMKIHYTAVNQALSAPIICLFWLYFFSVLRTGFTTDTSLFTLVVLGVTISICIGYTCFGHFKYLSPHNYKINEEVDGTHNVNPQPVYVPKVLQSAPSQPASLDRKVQSYGAVETSPSPSDNPGSASVPEPGPSHA is encoded by the exons ATGGCCACAACGCAGTGGACCAGTGTGTCTCCTGCCGTGGCTGTCAATGCCACCAACTGCTTCAGCAAGAAAGACGAGAGCCCAGAGCTGCAGGGGTTGAGGTTTGGCGGTGTCCCTGTGGTACTTCTGATGGATTTTGTCTTCTTCATA ATCCTGCTGGTGATCTTTGCCATCATTAGGAAGACAGTGTGGGGATTTGGGAGACTTGCGATGGTGTCTGACGCCAGCAG TTTCACAGAACCGTCACACAGGAGATACGCTAGGCTGTCCTCTTCCATGTCAACATCAGAGGAACCTGAATACCGGAAg GGGTTCTTCTCCTTGGTGGCGTTTGTGGTCCGACTGGA TGCAGACAAGATTCAGGAGAAGTGTGGGAAGGATGCCATCCTGTACCTTTCCTTCCAGCGGCATCTCATTTTCCTCCTGGCCGTCTTCACCGTCATGTCTGTGGCCATTATCCTGCCCGTCAACCTCTCCGGAAACCTGTTCG AAGCTGACCCTTATAATTTTGGCCGAACAACAATAGGAAATCTGCAGAAAGG CTACAACCTTCTATGGGTACACACTGTGTTTGCTGTGCTCTACCTCATCCTCACAGTGATCGCAATGAGACATCACACCTCTAATATGAAAAGCATGGAGAAAGACACC GTAACGCACAGCTTATTTATTACTTCCATGCCTGAATATGCAAGTGAAGATTCTATCAAGATACACTTCAG TGAGGCGTACCCCACGTGCCAGGTCTCCAATGTATACCTGTGCTACGATGTTGCTAATCTCGTCCACCTGGCCAAAGAAAG GACAAGGGCGGAGAAAAACCTGGTGTACTACAGAAAATTCCTGGAGCGCGAAGGAAAGCGAGCTCTAATTAACCCAAAGCTCTGTGGTTATCCCTGCTGTTGCAAAACGAAGTTCTGTCAGGAG GTGGATGCCATTGATTATTACACTGACAAGGAGAAAAAACTGGATGAGGAGCTTTCTAGTAGAAAGGAGGATGTGTACGGCAAGCGTCTGGGTATGGCCTTCGTCACCCTGCAGAATGAGGCAATGACATCCCT TGTGCTGAAAGACTTCAATGCTATAAACTGCACTGGGTGCAAATGTCCCCAGGAGCCCCAGAGTTCGTCCTACATCGAGGCCCTCAAAGTGAAGCAGTGGGATGTCAGCTATGCTCCAGATCCCAAAAATATTTACTG GGAGAACTTGTCAACTCAGGGGGTCCGCTGGTGGTTCAGGTGCCTCATCCTCAACTTCCTGCTCTTCCTTTTGCTGTTCTTCCTCACCACCCCCTCCATTATCATCACCACCATAGACAAGTTCAACATCACCAAGCCCATCTACTATCTGAAT aacGCGGTTATCAGCCAGTTCTTCCCCTCGTTCCTCCTCTGGGCGTTCTCCTCTCTGCTGCCAACCATCGTCTATTACTCCACGTTTGTTGAAGCCCACTGGACCAG GTCAGGTGAAAACGTGTCCATGATCCACAAACTGTACTTCTTTCTGCTTTTTATGGTGTTGATTCTGCCCTCCCTTGGCCTTAcaag TTTAGATCTCTTCTTTCAATGGCTGTTTGACACCAAATTTCTGGCACTGGCCAAGCTGAGGTTTGA gtgtgtgttcctgcCCAACCAAGGGGCCTTCTTTGTGAACTACATCATCGCGGCTGCCCTCGTAGGGAGTGGGATGGAACTCCTCCGTGTGCCAAATCTTCTGATCTTCAGCATCCGCATGGCCATGGCGCGCTCGGCCGCAGAGAGGAAATTGGTTGAACAG AACCAAGCCACTGAGTTTGAGTGTGGAGCCACGTATGCCTGGATGCTGTCGTCCTTCACAGTGATCATGGCTTACAGTATCACCTGTCCGGTTATTGTCCCCTTTG GTCTGCTCTACATGATTTTGAAGCACTTGGTGGACAAACACAACCTGTACTTTGCTTACCTGCCCGCCCCTCTGGACATGAAGATCCATTACACAGCGGTGAACCAGGCCCTGTCCGCGCCAATCATTTGCCTGTTCTGGCTGTACTTCTTCTCCGTGCTGAGGACAG gTTTTACAACCGACACGTCCCTGTTCACGCTAGTGGTTTTGGGCGTCACCATTTCGATCTGCATCGGTTACACCTGCTTTGGACACTTTAAGTACCTGAGTCCACATAATTACAAG ATAAACGAAGAAGTAGACGGAACGCACAACGTGAATCCGCAGCCT GTCTATGTGCCCAAGGTGCTTCAGTCAGCACCCAGCCAACCTGCCTCCCTGGACCGCAAAGTTCAGTCTTATGGGGCTGTGGAAACCAGTCCCTCTCCATCAGACAACCCAGGCAGTGCCTCGGTGCCAGAGCCAGGTCCGTCACACGCCTAG